ACCGTGCTCTTGCCCACACCGGCAGGACCGTCAATGGCGATGATCAGCTTCCTGGCTTGGCTCATGGTTTCTCCGTCGCCACCGCCCGCGGTTCCGCGGCGCGCAGTGGCGCCAGTTCCACCAGCGTCTTCGATCCCACGCTGCGGAAGGCCAGTTCACGCGCCGCCAGCAGGGCGTTGACGTTCTCGCGCACCCGGGAGCGCGGCGCCAGCAGCGAAAAAAACTCCTCGATCTGCTTGCGCTCTGCCGCCACCACCGCTTCCAGGTAACGCGAGATCAGGGCAGAGAGCGCCTCGCCCACGCTCAATTGCAATCCTTCGCGCACCGCCTCCGGCGCCCAGCGCAGCAGCGTGTCCCAGAGCGCGCCTTCGCCGGCGCGGTAATCCACGCGGGTGATGCGCAGCCGCGACCACAGCTCGCCCAGGGCGCGGTCCAGGGCCGCTTCCGAAGGCTCCCCGCCCAGCGCCTGGCGCAGCCCGCGCTTGCTCATGGGCCCGTCTTTCTGGATGGCGGTGAACGCGTCTGCGGCCAGCGGAGAGATCTTCTCCCTCCGCCCTGGCTTCAGTTCCGCCCGCGGATTCTTGTCTCCCTTCAGGGCATAGAAGAAAGGAAAGACGGAAGCCACCACCAGCAGCACGTTTTCGCCCAGCAGGTTGGATTCGTACGCGCTTCGGCGGCGCAGCAACTGCACCGCCAGTTCGCGCGCCGCTTGCCCGCGCTCGTCCTGAAACGCGCGCTCGGCCGTCGGCAGGCGCTCATCGCTCCCCGCCCACGCGCCCACCAGGCTGGGCAGCAGGAGATCCCGCGGCGGAAACAGCGCGCACATCCCGACTGACTCCAGGAACTCGGCCGCCTCTTCGGGCGTTCGAACCGGCCGCCCGTCGAGCCGCCATCGCGCGCGCCGCGCCTGGTTGAATTCCTGTTCGGTCATATGCGTTTGAACGCTCTCTGAATCTCTTCCAGCGAGTAGCGCAGCAGCACCGGCCGCCCGTGCGGACAGGAAAACGGACACTCCGTCTTGGCCAGTTCGCTCAGCAGCCACTCCATCTTCTTCGCGTCCAGGGGCATATTGACCTTGATGGCGGCATGGCAGGCGATGGAGGCCGCGATGCGCGTGCGCAGCTTCTCCAGGTTCACGGCCTGCTCCTCGCGCTCGCAGCCTTCCAGCAGTTCGTTGAGCAGCCGCTCGATGTCGCTGGCGTCCACCCCCGCCGGCGCGGTCTTCACCGCCAGCGTGCGCGAGCCGAAAGGCTCGACTTCGAAGCCGTTGGCGCGCAGCTCGTCGGCGATCTCCTGGAACACCGCCTGCTGCGCCGGCGTCAGTTCGACGATCAGTGGCATCAGCAGGCGCTGGCCTTCCACCCGCTCGGCCGCGCGCTGCCGCAGGACGCGCTCGAACAGGACGCGTTCGTGGGCCACATGCTGGTCCACGATCCACAAGCCGTCCTCGGCCACGGCCAGGATGAACGAATCGCGCACCTGCCCCAGCGGCTTGAGCGAAGAGATGGCCGCCGGCCCATTCGATGCCCCCGTGGCGATCGCTCCGCCGCAGCGCTCGCCGCCGGCGACGGAAAGGGCACGCGCGACGGAGGCGGCGGGCAAGGCCGCGTTGGCTTCGACTTCCGTCCCGCCCTGAAAGGCGAATCGCGCCGTCAGCGGCGGCAACTCGTCGGGCCGGAGCGCGAAGTCTGCCACGTCTCCCGCGGGAGCAACTCCGCCGCGCGCCCCCGGGGTCAGAGCGGGCGCCGCCGTCGGTTGTGCCGCAATCTCGCGCGTGAACTGTGGCACCGGACGCGCCGCCACCAGCGCCGCCCGCACCGTATCGCGCACAAAGTCATGCACCGCGCCCTGTTGGCGGAAGCGCACCTCGGTCTTCGAAGGATGGACGTTCACGTCCACTTCCAGAGCCGGCATCTCCAGAAACAGCAGCACCACCGGGAACACTCCCCCCGGCAGGATGTTGCGATAGGCCTCGCTCAGCGCGTGCTGCAGCAGCCGGTCGCGGATCAGCCTGCCGTTCACGAACACGAAGATGGAGTTGCGGTTGAGCTTCTGCAATTCCGGCCGGGAAACGAACCCGCGCACCCGCAGCGCTCCCGGTTCCGGCGCTTCGTACTCTTCCCCCTGCTTCTTTCGCTTCTCGATCACCCAGGACGGAGGCGCGGGCAGGCCCACGCGTTCCAGTTGCGCCTCCGCGGTGACCGGCACCATCTGCTCCAGCATTTCCTTGCCGAAGATCTGGAACAGGCGCTCGGCGTGCGTTCGAACCGGCGACACCACCAGCATGGCGTTCGCCGAAGAATGCAGCTCGACGTGCTTCTCCGGATGGGCCAGCGCGTAATGGGTCACTAGTTGCGCGATGTGGGAAAGCTCGGTGGCTTCCGCCCGCAGGAATTTCTTGCGCGCCGGAGTGTTGAAGAACAGATCGCGCACCGCGATCGAAGTGCCCGCCGGCAGCCCGGCGTCTTCGACTTTATGCATCTTGCCGCCCGCAATCTCGATCACGGTGCCGGCGGCGTCGGAAGCGGCGCGGGTCTCCAGCCGCAGCCGCGAGACCGAAGCGATCGACGGCAGCGCCTCGCCGCGAAAGCCCAGGGTGGCCACGGTCAGCAGGTCTTCGGCGTCTTTGATCTTGGAAGTGGCGTGGCGCTCGAATGCCAGAAGAGCGTCGTCGCGCACCATGCCCGAGCCGTCGTCGGTCACGCGGATCAGCTTCTTGCCGCCCGCCTCGACCTCGACCCGTATGCGCGCCGCGCCCGCATCCAGCGCGTTCTCAAGCAACTCCTTCACTACCGACGCCGGGCGCTCCACCACCTCGCCCGCAGCGATCTTGTTGGCGACATGCTCCGGCAGGATGTGGATGCGAGCCATGGGCTCGTCCATGGTACTGGAGAGCCCCAAGAAAAGCAGGCCACGGATTACACCGATGAACACGGATCAGGCTGCTCTTGGACCTCGGTGTTTATCCGTGTCCATCCGTGGCCTAGTCTTTCTTCTTCTCCACCTCGATCGCCAGCTCCTTCAACTGCGCCTCGCTCACCGGGGTGGGGGCGTCCACCATCAGGTCTACGGCCTTGGCGGTTTTGGGGAAGGGGATGACTTCGCGCAGGCTGTCGGCGCCGGCCAGAATCATCACGATGCGGTCCAGTCCCAGCGCGATGCCGCCGTGGGGCGGCGTGCCGTATTCCAGCGCTTCCAAAAAGAAGCCGAAGCGCTCGCGGGCTTCTTCGTCCGTCATGCCCAGGGCGCGGAACACTTTCTTCTGCACGTCCTGGCGATGGATACGGATGGAGCCCGAGCCCAACTCCGTTCCGTTGAGCACCACGTCGTAGGCCAGGGCGCGCACCGAACCCGGATCTTCTTCCATGCGCGCGATGTCCTCTTCATACGGCGAAGTGAAGGGATGATGCGCCGCCGCCCAGGTCCGCATGCGCTCGTCGTATTCGAACATGGGGAAATCGGTGACCCAGAGGAAGCGATAGGAGCTCGCATCCTTGCGCTCGCCAGCGAAAGCGCCGTGGCGCTCGGCGTATTTCTGCCCGAGGGCGACACGCAGCGCGCCGGCGGCGGTGGAGACGGCGTAGTCGTGCTGCTTCACTTCCGGCTTCACCCCGCCCTCGGATTTGTGCGCCTCCGGCCGCGAGTCGCCCGCCACCATCACCAGCAGGTCGCTTGCTTCAGCCCTGGCTGCGGCGCGAATCTTCGCCACCGACTCCGGAAACGATTTCTCCAGGCGCTTGATATCGTCGAAGACCTTGGCCTCTTTGCGGTCGGCGATGAGCGTCCTGATCTCGTCGCGTTCTTTGCGCGAGAGTTCGCCGACCTTGGGAATGCGGATGGCGACCACGGGCCCGGCGGCGATCTTCAGCGTCTCCAGTTCGCTCGGCTGGAAACATCCGCGCACCTCGGTAAGCGGAGGCAGGCGCGGGTCGGGCTTGTCGCTGCCGTACTGGCGGATGGCCTGGTCGTAGGTCATGCGCAGGAAGGGCGTCGGCAAGTCCACCCCAGCGGCGGCCCACGCCGCCTTCAAGAAACCCTCGGTGACTTCAAAGACGCGCTCCGGTTGGGGATAGCTCATCTCCAGATCGACCTGGGTGAACTCCAGTTGGCGGTCGGCCCGCAGGTCCTCGTCGCGGAAGCAGCGCACGATCTGGAAATACTTGTCGAAGCCGGAAATCATCAGGATCTGCTTGAACAGTTGCGGCGACTGCGGCAAAGCGTAGAACGAACCCGGATGGACGCGGCTGGGGACCAGGAAGTCGCGCGCCCCTTCGGGCGTGGAGCGGGTGAGGAACGGCGTCTCGATCTCGAAGAAGCCCGCCGAGGAGAGATAGTTGCGGATGGCCAGCGCCACCTTGTGCCGCAGTTCGAGGTTGGCCTGCATCTCCGCCCGCCGCAGGTCGATGTAGCGGTATTTCAGCCGCACTTCCTCGTTGGCCAGCGCGCTGTCGGCGGGCGAAAAAGGCGGCGTCTTCGCTTCGTTCAGGATGCGCAGCTCGCCGGCGAACACTTCAATCTCGCCGGTAGCGATGTTCTTGTTAATGGTGGCCGCGTCGCGCCGCTTCACTTCGCCGGTCACCGCGATGACGTACTCGCCGCGCAGTTCGCCGGCGCGCTCATGCAGCTCCGCGTCCCGCTCCTTGTTGAAGACGACCTGGGTCACGCCGGTGCGGTCGCGCACGTCCACGAAAATCAGGTTGCCCAAGTCGCGGCGGCGGTTCACCCAGCCCATCAGCACCACGCGCCGGCCGGCATCGGCCACGCGCAAAGCGCCGCAGGTGTGCGTGCGCCGCAGATCACCAAGAAAGTCGAGCAAGCAATGGCCCTTGAAAGCGAGGATTCCCGCCCCTGGCGGAATCGCCAATTATAGAGCGTGACTCAGATGAGCCGCGCTTCGGCAGCTCCCCCGGCTGACCGGCGTCACTTCTTCGAGGCGCTCTTGAGCTCCACCAGGATCACCTCGAACGGCCCCGTGCCCACGTTTTCCGGGAGATGCTTATTGGACTCGATCCAGAGAGCGTCCTTGGCCTTGGCGTCTTCAACTTCGGAGGCGCCGTCGGGAAAGGTGAATTTCACACGCTGGTCGGTCAGGAGCACGGCCACGCTGTCCGGGTGCTCGTGCATCACCGACTTCTCACCCGGCGCGTAGATGATGTGCAGTACGCGCACCTGGTCGTTCTCGAACATCACGTGATAGTGCTTGGGATCCATCTTGACGGGATCCTGCGCGAGCGCGACGCCCGCGGCAAGCGCAAGAAAAAGCAGAAGCAGTGCCATGCGTCTCATGGTGTCTCTCCTTTTCAGGCTGTCGTGTCGTTCGTGAGTGGGCGACAAATGCGGACAACAAACGCGAGACGCAAATGATAGCACGCTGGGTTTTGAGCTTGCGTGCTGCAGGCGGAGCCGGCAGCCGGACTCACCGCGTGAGCGCGTACCAGACGACATAGAACCAGGAGCACACTCCGTGCACGATGGCCCATAGGATCGATCCGTTCCGGCTCCACGAAAGGATCATGGCCAGTGCCGTCCCGAAGCTGATTCCCGCCTTCACCGTTTCCCGACTGGCTGACATGTGTGCGCCCTCCGCTTTGCGCTCTCTGCTTATTGCTTATCGCTTGCCGCTCTCTATCCGCGCAACCCCTGGATCTTCTTGGCCAGTTCCTCGCGGGGCACGCTTACCTGTTCGCCGGTGGCCAGGGTCTTTACGGCGAACGCGCCCGCCTTCACTTCGTTCTCGCCCACGATCACCACACAGCGCGCGCCCAGCCTGCTCGCTGTCTCCAGCGACTTCTTCAGCCGGAAGCTTTCGTCGCCCATTTCTACCACGATGTCGTGCCGGCGCAATTCGCGCGCCAGGCGCGCCGCCTCGCGGTTCATCCCCGCTCCCAGCGGCGCGACGTAGGCCTCGAGCGGCTGCTCGACCGCGGCGGCGGCTTCGCCCAGCGCCATCACCATGCGGTCTTCCCCGATGGCGAATCCGATGCCCGGCGCTCGCGGCCCGCCCAGCGCTTCCGATAGTCCGTCGTACCGTCCCCCGCCCAGCACCGCGTTCTGCGCTCCCAGCCCTCCGTGCGTGAATTCAAACGCCGTCCTGCTGTAGTAATCCAGGCCGCGGACCATGCGGTCGTTGATGTCGAAAGGGACTTCGACCGCGCGCAAGATGGCCTGCACTTCGGCGAAGTGGGCGCGGCAGGCGTCGTCCAAGAACTCGAGCATGCGCGGCAGCTTTTCGATGATGGGCTGGTCGGCGGGCACCTTGCAGTCGAAGACGCGCAGCGGATTGGTCTCAGCGCGGCGGCGGCAGTCCGAGCACATCTTCTCCACCACGCCAGCCAGCGCCCTGCGCAGCGCGGCGTTGAACTTCGGGCGGTCGTGCGCGCAACCCACGGAGTTCAGATGGAGCGTCCAACCGGAAAGGCCCACACGGTCGAGCAGCGTGGCCAGCATCTCCAGCACTTCGGCATCGACCGCGGGTGACTCGCTGCCGGCCGCCGGCGGTCCGATCACCTCGGCGCCAATCTGGTAGAACTGCCGGAAGCGCCCTTTCTGCGGACGCTCCCGCCGGAATTGCGGCCCCATATAGAAGAGGCGTTGCAAGCCGGGCCGTTCCCACAGCTTGTGCTCGATGTAGGCGCGCACGACGCCGGCCGTGTTCTCCGGGCGCAGCGCGAGCGTCTGGCCCTTTTCGCTTTCGGCGCGGGCACGGTCTTCCCAAGCGAACATCTCTTTGGCGACGATATCGGTTTCTTCGCCCACCGAGCGCTGAAAAAGCGCCAGGTCCTCGATGACCGGCGTGCGGATCTCGTGAAAACCGTAGACGCGGAAGACGTCGCGGGCGGCGGCCTCGACGAAGTTCCACACCGCCGTCTCCGGCGGCAACAGGTTGCGCATTCCACGGACGGCTCGAATTGCTTGGCTCTCCGCTTTCCGCTCTACGCTTTCCGCCATTTGACTTCGCTTTCCGCTACTTCTTGTGTTCCTTCAGATATTGGTTCTTGTAATCGAGATAGTTCTGCGCGTAGCGCAAGATGGTTTCCTGGTCGCTCTCCCCCAGCTTCTTGCGAAATTTTCCCGGAACGCCCATCCACAGTGAGCCCGGCTCGACCAGCGTGCCCTCGGGGATGACCGTGCCGGCGGCGATGATGGAGCCCTTGCCCACGCGCGCGCCGTTCAGAATCACGGCACCCATGCCGATGAGGCAGCGGTCTTCGATGACGCAGCCGTGCAGCGTCACCGAGTGGCCCACGGTCACCCACTCGCCCACCTCGACGGGGAACTTGTCCTTCATGCCGTGGAGCACGGAGCAGTCCTGGATGTTGGAGTTCGCGCCTACGCGGATGGAGTGCACGTCGCCGCGCAGCACGGCGTTCATCCAGACGCTGGAGTGCGCGCCCAGGGTGACGTCGCCGATGAGCTGCGCGGAATCATCCACGTAGCAGGAGTCCGCGACCTGGGGCGAGATTCCTTTGTAGGGACGGAGCATGCGTGAGTGTTCTCCCCGAGGAAAACGGTTGAAAGTAGCACGCGGGAGTGGCGAGCGGCAATGTGAGGCAAGAACCATTTTGCCGTCGTCCAGTTCGAAGGATTGGCCGATGGATTTCCACGTACGCGCCGATGAAGCGCGGAGCAAGCGGGGCCCCATCTAGAAGCTGGCCCTGAGGGCGAATTGGATAATACGGGGATTACTGCTGGTCGAGATGACACGGCCGAAGTTAGCGGGCGAGAGAACTTGGCCGGTCGTCGGATCGATGCTGCCGCCGGTGGCGGTGACAGCGTTGAAGTTGCTGATGGGATTGGCGAGATTGGGGTGGTTGAACAGGTTGAAGAACTCGGTACGGAACTCGAAGGACGCGGATTCGCGCAAGCGGAAGCGGCGGCTGAAGGCGATGTCGAGGTTAACCTGGCGCGGGCCCCGCAGGCAGTTGCGGGAAAGGTTGCCAATATCGGTGCCGTTGGCGCCAGCCAGAAAGAGTCCGCCTGAGCTTGGGATGGGCTGCCCGGCCGGCACCACGGGCGAAGCGAACACGAATGGGTTGAAGAAGTAGCCAGTGGGTACGCCACTCTCAGCGTCCGAGCAAGTGGCGCCCGGGGCGAGGTTGGGGCGAGCCAGAGCGGCCGCTCCGCCCGACAGTCCATACAACGAGCCCGCGCCGGTATCGGCAACATCGATGGGCAAGCCGGACATGGCCGTGAGCAGGCCCGAGGTGTGCCAGTCGGAAAGCAGCCAGCGCAAGGCGCGCAGGGAGTCCGGCGAGACCTGGGGCAGATCCCAGAGATAGCTGAACACAAAACGGTGGGTGCGGTCGAAGTCCGAAACTCCCCGGTTGGCCTGAGTGTTGAGCTGGTCGCCGAGGACGGGGCTGGAGTCGCCGACGGCGCCGGTGTTTACGACGCCCGCAATGCCGGCGCCCCCTCCTGCTCCGGAAGCCGTATCGATGGACTTGGCCCAGGTGTAGGCAGCGAGGAATTGGAAGCCGCGCGAAAATCGGCGGGTCAGGCTTGCCTGCAGCGAATCATACGACGACTCGGCGGCGGCCTGGATCTGATCGAAGCCGTTGATGGAAACGCCTTGAAAAGGCGCCCGCAGTTGGGCGTTCGCAGGGGTGTTGGTGGTGATGAGGGCACCGGTGACGTCGTTCGTGATGGGGGCTTGCGGGCTGGCAAGGCGGGCCTGGTTGATGGCCACCTGGCGGAAGAGCTTTCGGCCGCGCGAGCCCGCGTACGCTATCTCGAGCAACATCTCTTTGCGGACTTCGTATTGGACGCTCACGTTGAACTCGTGGAAGTAGGGCGTGAGCAGGTCGCGATCGAAGACCGTGCCCGAGAGCGCTACCCCGGGCACGAAAGTGGGAAACTGGTCTGCGGGCGGCACTGGAAAAAAGGGATTCGTTAAGGGTGCATTGCTTCTGCGGCCGAGGACGTAGGTGGGCGGCAGACGGTCGGTGACCGAGGCGTACTGGAAGGTGGGGCGCGAGTGGTAGAGACCGTAACCGCCCCGAATGACGAGCCCTCCAAACGAAAGGGGTGACCAGGCCGCGCCTACGCGTGGGGCGAGATTGTTGGAATCGCTGCTGCGCAGCACACCTTGCCCGACGTTCGGCACTTCGGGCAGATCCAGATCGGGGATGACGTTTCCTGCCTGTACGAAGCCGCCTACGGGCGGACCAACGGGAAGACCATTCGCGATTTGCATGCGCGGCTGGTAAAGCGCCGGATCGAAGGTGGCCAGCCGCCCCAGGGTGTCGTAGATCGGCAAATCGAGTTCATAGCGCAGGCCGAGGCTCAAAGTGAGCGTGGGAGACAGCTTCCAGTCGTCCTGCAGGAAGAAGTTGTAGTCGAAGGCGCGCCAGTTCCGTCCCGGCAGTCCGCCTCCGAGAATCGAGACCTGGGAGTTGCCGGTGAGGAAGTTGTTGAAGTTCTGAAAGTCGATCTGGCCGTAAACGAAGTGGTTGATGACGAAATTGATGAGGTTGTACCGAACTTCGCCTCCCAGACGGAGAGTGTGCCGGCCTCGCAGCAGGGTGAGCGTGTCGGAGACGGTGGTGGTGGAGGGAGCGGCACGACCATCGATGGGAGGCGAGGTTCCGATAATCACACCGCCAGCGCCGGGGGCGATGCGGATGAGCGAGAGGCCGGGAAACTCGGCGGCGTTGGAGCGGAGGATGCCGAGGTCGGAGTCGTTCAGCGGCTCCCCAGGAGACGTGTTGTTACGGTTGAAGTAATACCCGGCGCGGAACTCGTTGAGGGTGCGCTCGCTGAAGACGTGGATGTGCTGCAGGGCGATGACGCGATTGTTGAAGAGACCGGCCGCGCCGAAACCGGGTACATTGGGGCCCTGGCCGCGGAAACTGGGCAGGGCGAGGTCCTGGGTACTGTTGGCAAAAAAGAACTTGAAGGAAAGGGAGTTCGCGGCGGTCAGCCGCCAATCCAGATTGGCGTTGAACTGGTCCTCCTGGAAACGTGAAACCTCGGAGCCGGTGTAGCGTCCGTTGGGACCAGGAGTCGGAATGGCGAAGCGGCCGTCGGGAAAGCGGGCGTTGAGCAGGGCAAGCGCCGCCGCGTCAATCGCTGTGGCCGGCTGGCCGTTGGGCAGGATGGGCGTGAAGGTGGCCAGCAGCGCAGATTCGGAGCGATCGTCGGTAAGGCCGGGCGCTACGAGGACGTTCGAGGAGATGCTGTTGATGATGGACGCACCGTTGCGCTCGCGCGTTCCCTGGTAGGAGGCGAAGAAAAACAGCCTCTCCCTACGCAGCGGTCCGCCAAAGGTGGCCCCGAAGGCGTGTCGCTTGAGTACCGGGCGCCGGACACCGGCGGCTCCGAGGAACGGGTTATTGGCATTGAGGGCGTCATTGCGCAGGTATTCATACGCTGATCCGTGGAAGGCGTTCGTTCCGCTGCGAGTGAGGATGTGGATGTTGGCGCCGCCGGCCCGCCCGTAGGCGGCGTCGTAGAGAGAGGTCTGGACCTTGAACTCCTGGATGGTTTCGGGAGCGGGAACGGCAATCAGGATGGGCCCGTTGGCGCCCATGGTGTTCGCGTCGATGCCATTGATCTGGTAGTTGTTCTGGGTAACGCGGGCGCCGTTGACGGAGATGGCCTGGGTATTGCGCCCAACCGCGGTCGAGTCCGGCAGGTAGGTAGCGGTACCCGGGGAGAGGCTCAGTATCTGGGAGAAGTTGCGCGTGGCAAGAGGAAGCTCAGAGACGCCACGGGCATCGACGACGCGGCCGAGCTGAGGGCCGTCGCGCTGAACCAGGGCAGGAGAACCGG
Above is a genomic segment from Terriglobales bacterium containing:
- the mutL gene encoding DNA mismatch repair endonuclease MutL, whose amino-acid sequence is MFIGVIRGLLFLGLSSTMDEPMARIHILPEHVANKIAAGEVVERPASVVKELLENALDAGAARIRVEVEAGGKKLIRVTDDGSGMVRDDALLAFERHATSKIKDAEDLLTVATLGFRGEALPSIASVSRLRLETRAASDAAGTVIEIAGGKMHKVEDAGLPAGTSIAVRDLFFNTPARKKFLRAEATELSHIAQLVTHYALAHPEKHVELHSSANAMLVVSPVRTHAERLFQIFGKEMLEQMVPVTAEAQLERVGLPAPPSWVIEKRKKQGEEYEAPEPGALRVRGFVSRPELQKLNRNSIFVFVNGRLIRDRLLQHALSEAYRNILPGGVFPVVLLFLEMPALEVDVNVHPSKTEVRFRQQGAVHDFVRDTVRAALVAARPVPQFTREIAAQPTAAPALTPGARGGVAPAGDVADFALRPDELPPLTARFAFQGGTEVEANAALPAASVARALSVAGGERCGGAIATGASNGPAAISSLKPLGQVRDSFILAVAEDGLWIVDQHVAHERVLFERVLRQRAAERVEGQRLLMPLIVELTPAQQAVFQEIADELRANGFEVEPFGSRTLAVKTAPAGVDASDIERLLNELLEGCEREEQAVNLEKLRTRIAASIACHAAIKVNMPLDAKKMEWLLSELAKTECPFSCPHGRPVLLRYSLEEIQRAFKRI
- the aspS gene encoding aspartate--tRNA ligase, with translation MLDFLGDLRRTHTCGALRVADAGRRVVLMGWVNRRRDLGNLIFVDVRDRTGVTQVVFNKERDAELHERAGELRGEYVIAVTGEVKRRDAATINKNIATGEIEVFAGELRILNEAKTPPFSPADSALANEEVRLKYRYIDLRRAEMQANLELRHKVALAIRNYLSSAGFFEIETPFLTRSTPEGARDFLVPSRVHPGSFYALPQSPQLFKQILMISGFDKYFQIVRCFRDEDLRADRQLEFTQVDLEMSYPQPERVFEVTEGFLKAAWAAAGVDLPTPFLRMTYDQAIRQYGSDKPDPRLPPLTEVRGCFQPSELETLKIAAGPVVAIRIPKVGELSRKERDEIRTLIADRKEAKVFDDIKRLEKSFPESVAKIRAAARAEASDLLVMVAGDSRPEAHKSEGGVKPEVKQHDYAVSTAAGALRVALGQKYAERHGAFAGERKDASSYRFLWVTDFPMFEYDERMRTWAAAHHPFTSPYEEDIARMEEDPGSVRALAYDVVLNGTELGSGSIRIHRQDVQKKVFRALGMTDEEARERFGFFLEALEYGTPPHGGIALGLDRIVMILAGADSLREVIPFPKTAKAVDLMVDAPTPVSEAQLKELAIEVEKKKD
- the hisS gene encoding histidine--tRNA ligase gives rise to the protein MRNLLPPETAVWNFVEAAARDVFRVYGFHEIRTPVIEDLALFQRSVGEETDIVAKEMFAWEDRARAESEKGQTLALRPENTAGVVRAYIEHKLWERPGLQRLFYMGPQFRRERPQKGRFRQFYQIGAEVIGPPAAGSESPAVDAEVLEMLATLLDRVGLSGWTLHLNSVGCAHDRPKFNAALRRALAGVVEKMCSDCRRRAETNPLRVFDCKVPADQPIIEKLPRMLEFLDDACRAHFAEVQAILRAVEVPFDINDRMVRGLDYYSRTAFEFTHGGLGAQNAVLGGGRYDGLSEALGGPRAPGIGFAIGEDRMVMALGEAAAAVEQPLEAYVAPLGAGMNREAARLARELRRHDIVVEMGDESFRLKKSLETASRLGARCVVIVGENEVKAGAFAVKTLATGEQVSVPREELAKKIQGLRG
- a CDS encoding gamma carbonic anhydrase family protein — its product is MLRPYKGISPQVADSCYVDDSAQLIGDVTLGAHSSVWMNAVLRGDVHSIRVGANSNIQDCSVLHGMKDKFPVEVGEWVTVGHSVTLHGCVIEDRCLIGMGAVILNGARVGKGSIIAAGTVIPEGTLVEPGSLWMGVPGKFRKKLGESDQETILRYAQNYLDYKNQYLKEHKK
- a CDS encoding TonB-dependent receptor yields the protein MPGKTRVWFVFVIAGALTLPSLAQTTGSIAGRVTDSTGAVIAGAEVTALNHATAQSRSTLTNDLGAYAFPLLPPGSYSVRIASKGFRATDVSDVRVAVTETTEVSVVLQVGANPESISVTGSPALVQRDGPQLGRVVDARGVSELPLATRNFSQILSLSPGTATYLPDSTAVGRNTQAISVNGARVTQNNYQINGIDANTMGANGPILIAVPAPETIQEFKVQTSLYDAAYGRAGGANIHILTRSGTNAFHGSAYEYLRNDALNANNPFLGAAGVRRPVLKRHAFGATFGGPLRRERLFFFASYQGTRERNGASIINSISSNVLVAPGLTDDRSESALLATFTPILPNGQPATAIDAAALALLNARFPDGRFAIPTPGPNGRYTGSEVSRFQEDQFNANLDWRLTAANSLSFKFFFANSTQDLALPSFRGQGPNVPGFGAAGLFNNRVIALQHIHVFSERTLNEFRAGYYFNRNNTSPGEPLNDSDLGILRSNAAEFPGLSLIRIAPGAGGVIIGTSPPIDGRAAPSTTTVSDTLTLLRGRHTLRLGGEVRYNLINFVINHFVYGQIDFQNFNNFLTGNSQVSILGGGLPGRNWRAFDYNFFLQDDWKLSPTLTLSLGLRYELDLPIYDTLGRLATFDPALYQPRMQIANGLPVGPPVGGFVQAGNVIPDLDLPEVPNVGQGVLRSSDSNNLAPRVGAAWSPLSFGGLVIRGGYGLYHSRPTFQYASVTDRLPPTYVLGRRSNAPLTNPFFPVPPADQFPTFVPGVALSGTVFDRDLLTPYFHEFNVSVQYEVRKEMLLEIAYAGSRGRKLFRQVAINQARLASPQAPITNDVTGALITTNTPANAQLRAPFQGVSINGFDQIQAAAESSYDSLQASLTRRFSRGFQFLAAYTWAKSIDTASGAGGGAGIAGVVNTGAVGDSSPVLGDQLNTQANRGVSDFDRTHRFVFSYLWDLPQVSPDSLRALRWLLSDWHTSGLLTAMSGLPIDVADTGAGSLYGLSGGAAALARPNLAPGATCSDAESGVPTGYFFNPFVFASPVVPAGQPIPSSGGLFLAGANGTDIGNLSRNCLRGPRQVNLDIAFSRRFRLRESASFEFRTEFFNLFNHPNLANPISNFNAVTATGGSIDPTTGQVLSPANFGRVISTSSNPRIIQFALRASF